From the Montipora capricornis isolate CH-2021 chromosome 2, ASM3666992v2, whole genome shotgun sequence genome, one window contains:
- the LOC138026119 gene encoding uncharacterized protein isoform X1 translates to MVRMLLSVLIALACVNGALPTDDYKTLISPKQSKVLFYRYFTPIKLESAATFIHHHHWVTPQELTFLGAPRLHRLLNVPLIPPKTVSPNAELVIKMLVGLETKYGQVDSDPSFVVSDGNQFVGALTRDKKDYGSAAPCQGIEGVTGPTMTNRRSYANLPKASQSYYPGRIEINLSLLDRWGSCFVPLDGGFSREMVYQNKLNPQKGLFLEIYGDDANEKQGVKYIEVTIMQEK, encoded by the exons ATGGTTCGAATGTTGCTTTCGGTTTTAATCGCTTTGGCATGCGTAAATGGAGCCCTTCCCACAGACGACTATAAAACCCTGATTTCACCAAAACAGTCGAAG GTATTGTTCTACCGATACTTTACTCCAATAAAACTTGAAAGTGCAGCAACCTTCATTCACCACCATCATTGGGTCACACCCCAAGAGCTTACTTTCCTAGGCGCCCCAAGATTGCATCGTCTGCTGAATGTTCCCCTGATACCTCCAAAAACCGTCAGTCCAAATGCAGAACTGGTGATCAAGATGTTGGTTGGTCTGGAAACAAAGTATGGACAAGTAGACAGCGACCCTTCTTTTGTAGTTTCCGATGGAAATCAATTTGTTGGTGCACTTACCCGAGACAAGAAAGACTACGGGAGTGCTGCCCCTTGCCAAGGTATCGAAGGGGTCACTGGACCAACTATGACGAATAGACGGTCGTATGCAAATCTTCCAAAAGCCTCTCAGTCTTACTACCCCGGAAGGATTGAGATCAATCTAAGCCTCTTAGATCGTTGGGGAAGCTGCTTTGTCCCACTGGACGGAGGTTTCAGTCGAGAGATGGTTTACCAGAACAAGTTGAATCCGCAGAAAGGCCTTTTTCTGGAAATTTATGGCGATGATGCAAACGAAAAACAAGGAGTCAAGTACATCGAAGTTACCATCATGCAAGAGAAATGA
- the LOC138026119 gene encoding uncharacterized protein isoform X2, whose amino-acid sequence MKRKTNRDLHTPFFPHFEHVLFYRYFTPIKLESAATFIHHHHWVTPQELTFLGAPRLHRLLNVPLIPPKTVSPNAELVIKMLVGLETKYGQVDSDPSFVVSDGNQFVGALTRDKKDYGSAAPCQGIEGVTGPTMTNRRSYANLPKASQSYYPGRIEINLSLLDRWGSCFVPLDGGFSREMVYQNKLNPQKGLFLEIYGDDANEKQGVKYIEVTIMQEK is encoded by the coding sequence GTATTGTTCTACCGATACTTTACTCCAATAAAACTTGAAAGTGCAGCAACCTTCATTCACCACCATCATTGGGTCACACCCCAAGAGCTTACTTTCCTAGGCGCCCCAAGATTGCATCGTCTGCTGAATGTTCCCCTGATACCTCCAAAAACCGTCAGTCCAAATGCAGAACTGGTGATCAAGATGTTGGTTGGTCTGGAAACAAAGTATGGACAAGTAGACAGCGACCCTTCTTTTGTAGTTTCCGATGGAAATCAATTTGTTGGTGCACTTACCCGAGACAAGAAAGACTACGGGAGTGCTGCCCCTTGCCAAGGTATCGAAGGGGTCACTGGACCAACTATGACGAATAGACGGTCGTATGCAAATCTTCCAAAAGCCTCTCAGTCTTACTACCCCGGAAGGATTGAGATCAATCTAAGCCTCTTAGATCGTTGGGGAAGCTGCTTTGTCCCACTGGACGGAGGTTTCAGTCGAGAGATGGTTTACCAGAACAAGTTGAATCCGCAGAAAGGCCTTTTTCTGGAAATTTATGGCGATGATGCAAACGAAAAACAAGGAGTCAAGTACATCGAAGTTACCATCATGCAAGAGAAATGA